One region of Rhodothermales bacterium genomic DNA includes:
- a CDS encoding TM2 domain-containing protein, with translation MASPRIASVARRATEAVRSLPDRALQETPLPYTALHAHDQAQLIREMHRYRRANPVVARVLWSVGGLFGAHRYYLEQFGFGALMTLSAGGVLVWWIVDGFKLRALVDAYNTEQAAREREDRPPIGMDFVPRVGPEVLLDMPPWYTARTEARRRPESRLRRWGSIGLDVVALMLFGYMLGGATAEVGQRMPAVAAIAMIFTIHFAHRLIPYREWPIARGLLHWDYKLRLFYHFNAPGRRLVLYFRPILALFYAPFRPKERAEARLYLEIGGVFVMASALIGLFRGEVFHQIVNLDIGSFLENWLKSVVIGFVLICGFTAPIGAILMKHTLLRRPNVVRWLMSAAVLVFLAQGFLKGW, from the coding sequence ATGGCTTCACCACGTATCGCCTCCGTCGCCCGACGTGCGACGGAGGCCGTCCGCTCGCTGCCGGACCGCGCCCTTCAGGAAACGCCGCTGCCCTATACAGCGCTGCATGCCCACGACCAGGCCCAGCTGATCCGGGAGATGCATCGGTATCGCCGCGCCAATCCGGTGGTGGCCCGGGTGTTGTGGTCGGTAGGGGGCCTCTTCGGCGCGCACCGGTATTATCTGGAGCAGTTCGGGTTCGGCGCCCTCATGACGCTATCCGCCGGGGGCGTGCTCGTCTGGTGGATCGTGGACGGCTTCAAGCTTCGCGCCCTGGTCGATGCCTATAACACCGAGCAGGCTGCCCGCGAACGCGAAGACCGCCCGCCCATCGGGATGGATTTTGTGCCCCGCGTGGGGCCCGAGGTGCTGCTGGACATGCCGCCGTGGTACACGGCGCGCACGGAGGCGCGGCGGCGCCCCGAGAGCCGGCTCCGCCGATGGGGATCCATCGGGCTGGACGTCGTCGCCCTGATGCTCTTCGGCTACATGCTCGGGGGCGCGACGGCCGAGGTGGGGCAGCGCATGCCGGCCGTGGCGGCGATCGCCATGATCTTCACCATCCATTTCGCCCACCGGCTCATCCCGTACCGCGAGTGGCCTATCGCACGCGGGCTGCTGCACTGGGATTACAAGCTCCGGCTCTTCTATCACTTCAATGCCCCGGGGCGCCGGCTCGTGCTCTACTTCCGGCCGATCCTCGCCCTGTTTTATGCCCCGTTCCGCCCAAAAGAGCGCGCCGAGGCGCGTCTGTATCTCGAAATCGGCGGGGTGTTTGTCATGGCGTCGGCCCTCATCGGACTCTTCCGGGGCGAGGTCTTTCATCAGATCGTGAACCTCGATATCGGGTCCTTCCTCGAAAACTGGCTGAAAAGCGTCGTCATCGGGTTTGTCCTCATCTGCGGCTTTACCGCGCCGATCGGCGCCATCCTCATGAAACACACCCTCCTGCGCCGGCCGAACGTCGTGCGGTGGCTCATGTCCGCCGCCGTCCTCGTATTTCTGGCGCAGGGCTTTCTGAAGGGGTGGTGA
- a CDS encoding MmcQ/YjbR family DNA-binding protein, giving the protein MTFESFRTYCLAKKGVTEETPFGPDALVYKVAGKMFALTGFDARPIRVNLKCDPERAIELRERYESVLPGYHMNKTHWNTVVCDGGIPDDEVRELIDHSYELVVASLKKADRDALRD; this is encoded by the coding sequence ATGACGTTCGAATCGTTTCGTACCTACTGCCTCGCCAAAAAAGGCGTCACCGAAGAGACCCCTTTCGGTCCGGATGCGCTTGTTTATAAAGTGGCCGGCAAGATGTTCGCGCTCACCGGGTTCGATGCGCGACCCATCCGCGTCAACCTGAAGTGCGACCCGGAGCGGGCGATCGAGCTGCGCGAACGTTACGAATCCGTCCTGCCGGGTTACCACATGAACAAGACGCACTGGAATACGGTTGTATGCGACGGCGGCATCCCGGACGACGAAGTGCGGGAATTGATCGATCATTCCTACGAACTCGTCGTGGCGAGCCTGAAGAAGGCGGACCGCGACGCGTTGCGGGATTGA
- a CDS encoding RNA pseudouridine synthase: MLDPASILYVDNHVLVVEKPAGVLSQGDATGDLDLLTMAKAYVKVRFEKPGEVFLGLVHRLDRPVSGVMVFARTSKAASRLAAQFKTRAIGKRYVALVEGRCAGEGTQVDYLWKDHLRVRSVGPNHPKGMQSELSWKAVRQRDGMTVLDVQPKSGRPHQIRVQLAEMGHPIVGDFKYGARQPFDGRNLALHSYQLAFDHPTREERCVFAAPPPATWPAWARERIVDDLLA, encoded by the coding sequence ATGCTCGACCCTGCCTCGATCCTGTATGTCGATAACCATGTGCTGGTGGTCGAGAAACCCGCCGGCGTGCTGTCGCAGGGCGATGCCACCGGTGATCTCGATCTGCTGACCATGGCGAAAGCCTATGTCAAGGTACGCTTCGAGAAACCCGGCGAGGTTTTTCTCGGGCTCGTGCACCGGCTGGATCGCCCCGTATCCGGGGTGATGGTGTTCGCCCGCACGTCCAAGGCCGCCTCGCGCCTGGCCGCGCAGTTCAAGACGCGCGCCATTGGGAAGCGGTATGTGGCGCTCGTGGAGGGGCGCTGCGCCGGCGAGGGGACGCAGGTCGATTACCTCTGGAAAGATCACCTCCGGGTGCGCTCCGTGGGGCCGAACCATCCGAAAGGCATGCAGTCGGAGCTGAGCTGGAAAGCCGTGCGGCAACGGGACGGCATGACGGTGCTGGACGTGCAGCCGAAAAGCGGGCGCCCACATCAGATCCGGGTGCAGCTTGCGGAGATGGGCCACCCGATCGTGGGAGACTTCAAATACGGCGCCCGGCAGCCGTTCGACGGCCGCAATCTGGCCCTGCACAGCTACCAGCTGGCGTTCGATCACCCCACCCGCGAGGAACGCTGCGTCTTCGCGGCGCCGCCGCCCGCGACGTGGCCGGCCTGGGCGCGCGAGCGCATCGTCGACGACCTGCTGGCCTGA
- a CDS encoding family 4C encapsulin nanocompartment shell protein — MTVLEYAPSETEILDFIHDGIRQLQEAGSEPRYILMGTAAYATLRRAIATRFQRTAGTFESYQYLPIVVDPLRDHFVCVLPSSHETANDVALVRSTRPG, encoded by the coding sequence ATGACTGTTCTTGAATATGCGCCGAGCGAGACGGAGATCCTGGACTTCATTCATGACGGAATCCGCCAGCTGCAGGAAGCGGGCTCCGAGCCCCGGTATATTCTGATGGGCACGGCCGCCTACGCCACCCTGCGAAGAGCCATCGCCACGCGGTTTCAGCGGACCGCCGGCACGTTCGAGAGCTACCAGTACCTCCCCATCGTCGTCGATCCGCTTCGCGACCATTTCGTGTGCGTACTCCCTTCGTCGCACGAGACGGCGAACGACGTGGCGCTCGTCCGGTCGACGCGGCCGGGCTGA
- the hemH gene encoding ferrochelatase — MTPRQFLTYYQYDDRLISGAFYASDPLALEHGDKVGVVLFNLGGPYKRADVAPFLYNLFMDPAIIDIPLKGSWRHWLATFIAKTRGRKLRQDYEAIGGGSPINRLTQEQATELESHLNEVYGRSAGVSFRTYVAMRYWHPTSEEAVRRMQQDGITKVLLLPMYPQYSKTSAGSSFLYWWTLEQANEIPYWPTSYVYEYAANPKYIQAISERIDEGLQRFPREIRGDVELVFSAHGTPIREMRDRHDPYCCHIHRSVEQVMALRGYDRPHHVGFQSKVGPAEWLSPSLPGKLKELAQAGRKAVLVNPMGFVCDHVGTQFELDMEVREQAEGYGITHYEVTRGLNNHPLFIEALGEVVVSQIRMPAGEGAMGSGDGAPATREGYPLRPLNELPRFDASEACRRCQQCDASVEAKKWTAPVPRPVLPVVDPSKTQD; from the coding sequence ATGACTCCGCGTCAGTTTCTCACTTATTACCAGTACGATGACCGGCTGATAAGCGGAGCATTCTACGCGTCCGATCCGTTGGCGCTGGAGCATGGGGATAAGGTGGGTGTGGTGCTGTTCAATCTCGGGGGTCCCTACAAACGGGCGGATGTCGCGCCGTTTTTGTACAACCTCTTCATGGACCCCGCCATTATCGATATCCCGCTCAAGGGGTCGTGGCGTCACTGGCTGGCCACGTTTATCGCCAAAACGCGCGGGCGCAAGCTGAGGCAGGATTACGAGGCCATCGGTGGCGGGTCGCCGATCAACCGGCTCACCCAGGAGCAGGCGACGGAACTGGAATCGCATCTCAACGAGGTATATGGCCGTAGCGCCGGCGTGTCGTTCCGTACCTACGTCGCGATGCGGTACTGGCATCCGACCAGCGAGGAGGCGGTACGCCGGATGCAGCAGGACGGCATCACGAAGGTGCTCCTCCTGCCGATGTACCCGCAATACTCCAAGACGTCCGCCGGCTCGTCGTTCCTTTACTGGTGGACGCTCGAGCAGGCCAACGAAATCCCGTACTGGCCCACGTCGTACGTATACGAATACGCGGCCAACCCCAAATACATCCAGGCCATCAGCGAACGCATCGACGAAGGCTTGCAGCGCTTCCCGCGCGAGATTCGCGGCGACGTCGAACTCGTTTTCAGCGCGCACGGCACACCCATCCGGGAAATGCGCGACCGGCACGATCCCTACTGCTGCCATATCCACCGTTCGGTGGAGCAGGTGATGGCGCTGCGCGGGTACGACCGGCCGCACCATGTCGGCTTCCAGAGCAAGGTCGGTCCGGCGGAATGGCTGTCCCCGAGCCTCCCCGGCAAGCTGAAGGAACTCGCCCAGGCCGGCCGCAAGGCGGTGCTCGTCAATCCGATGGGGTTCGTGTGCGACCATGTAGGGACCCAGTTCGAACTGGACATGGAAGTGCGGGAGCAGGCCGAGGGGTATGGCATCACCCATTACGAGGTCACGCGCGGCCTCAACAACCACCCGCTTTTCATCGAGGCGCTGGGCGAGGTCGTGGTCTCGCAGATCCGCATGCCGGCCGGCGAGGGCGCGATGGGTTCCGGCGACGGCGCGCCGGCCACCCGGGAGGGGTATCCGCTGCGTCCGCTCAATGAACTGCCTCGTTTCGACGCCTCGGAAGCGTGCCGGCGCTGCCAGCAGTGCGATGCGAGCGTCGAGGCCAAAAAATGGACGGCGCCGGTGCCCCGTCCCGTGCTTCCCGTCGTCGATCCGAGCAAGACGCAGGATTGA
- the hemL gene encoding glutamate-1-semialdehyde 2,1-aminomutase — MSNPIVRPRSEAAFAEAQRVIPGGVNSPVRAFKSVGGTPIFFDRAEGAYLHDIDGNSYLDYVASWGPMLFGHADPRVVAAVAEAAGRSTSFGAPTRIEIELAALVRDLVPSIEKVRFVNSGTEATMSAVRLARGFTGRQKIVKFEGHYHGHADFFLIAAGSGAMTFGQPNSPGVTPGTAQDTLLARFNDLPQVQRIVEANAGEIACIILEPIAGNMGCVPPAPGFLEGLRTLCDAHGIVLLFDEVMTGFRVAPGGAQERYGVLPDLTTLGKIVGGGLPVGAYGGRKELMDFVSPAGPVYQAGTLSGNPLAMHAGYATLRQIADDPAVYDRLERYGAALAEGTQQNLRAAGIPFYQTRVGSMGCLFFTDRQVVDYDTARTCDTARYGRYFHAMLDQGIYLAPSQFEAFFFSTHHGDKELNATLRAQRAALEQAG, encoded by the coding sequence ATGTCGAATCCGATCGTGAGACCCCGCAGCGAGGCCGCGTTCGCTGAAGCCCAGCGTGTCATCCCCGGCGGGGTCAACTCGCCCGTTCGCGCCTTCAAGAGCGTCGGCGGCACGCCCATCTTTTTCGACCGCGCCGAGGGCGCCTACCTGCACGATATCGACGGCAACAGCTACCTCGATTATGTGGCGTCGTGGGGCCCCATGCTGTTCGGCCACGCCGATCCGCGGGTCGTGGCGGCGGTGGCGGAGGCGGCAGGGCGGTCCACCTCCTTCGGCGCGCCGACGCGGATCGAGATCGAACTCGCCGCGCTCGTGCGCGACCTCGTGCCTTCGATCGAGAAGGTGCGTTTTGTGAACTCGGGCACCGAGGCCACAATGAGCGCCGTCCGTCTCGCGCGGGGCTTCACGGGCCGGCAGAAGATCGTCAAGTTCGAGGGGCACTACCACGGCCACGCGGATTTTTTCCTGATCGCCGCCGGCAGCGGCGCGATGACGTTCGGACAGCCCAACTCGCCGGGCGTGACGCCGGGTACGGCGCAGGACACCCTCCTGGCCCGGTTTAACGACCTCCCGCAGGTGCAGCGCATCGTCGAGGCCAACGCCGGCGAGATCGCGTGCATCATCCTGGAGCCGATCGCGGGCAACATGGGGTGCGTCCCGCCGGCGCCGGGTTTTCTTGAGGGGCTGCGCACCCTGTGCGACGCGCACGGCATCGTGCTCCTGTTCGACGAGGTGATGACCGGCTTCCGCGTCGCGCCCGGCGGCGCCCAGGAACGGTATGGCGTCCTGCCGGACCTGACCACCCTCGGGAAGATCGTCGGAGGCGGGCTCCCCGTAGGCGCCTATGGCGGCCGGAAGGAGTTGATGGATTTCGTCTCGCCGGCCGGCCCGGTATATCAGGCCGGCACGCTCTCCGGCAACCCGCTCGCCATGCATGCCGGCTACGCCACACTGCGCCAGATCGCGGACGACCCGGCCGTGTACGACCGGCTCGAACGATACGGCGCCGCCCTCGCCGAGGGGACGCAGCAGAACCTGCGAGCGGCCGGCATCCCCTTCTACCAGACCCGCGTGGGGTCGATGGGGTGTCTGTTCTTCACCGATCGGCAGGTCGTCGACTACGACACCGCCCGTACCTGCGACACGGCCCGCTACGGCCGCTATTTCCACGCGATGCTCGATCAGGGCATCTACCTGGCCCCGTCCCAGTTCGAGGCGTTTTTCTTCTCGACGCACCACGGGGACAAGGAGTTGAACGCGACCCTCAGGGCGCAGCGCGCGGCGCTGGAGCAGGCGGGGTGA
- a CDS encoding ABC transporter ATP-binding protein, with protein MKINVHRLKKRYSEQFALDVPALSIAAGQSFGLVGNNGAGKTTFLRLVLDLLPADEGHVEIDGMTVAESEDWKRNVGSYLDSSFLLDYLSPLEFFSFIGTVYGLTKAETMERLEPFAPFLPADALEPHGVLIRDLSTGNAKKVGIVAALFFHPEIVILDEPFANLDPRSQIVLKNMLRDLNMQQGLTMIISSHDLAHVTEVCKRIAVLEDGEFVREIDTSEETLKELQAYFAAE; from the coding sequence ATGAAGATTAACGTCCACCGGCTCAAAAAAAGGTACTCCGAGCAGTTTGCGCTCGACGTGCCGGCGCTGTCGATCGCCGCGGGCCAGTCCTTTGGTCTGGTCGGCAACAATGGCGCCGGCAAGACGACCTTTTTGCGCCTCGTGCTGGACCTCCTCCCCGCCGACGAGGGGCATGTGGAAATCGACGGGATGACTGTCGCCGAGTCGGAGGACTGGAAACGCAACGTCGGCTCCTACCTGGACAGCTCGTTTCTGCTCGACTACCTCTCTCCGCTCGAGTTCTTCTCCTTCATCGGCACCGTCTACGGCCTGACCAAGGCCGAGACCATGGAGCGCCTCGAGCCCTTCGCCCCGTTCCTGCCGGCGGACGCGCTGGAGCCCCACGGCGTCCTCATCCGCGACCTGTCGACCGGAAACGCCAAGAAGGTCGGCATCGTCGCGGCGCTGTTCTTCCACCCCGAGATCGTCATCCTCGACGAGCCGTTCGCCAACCTCGATCCCCGCTCCCAGATCGTGCTCAAAAACATGCTGCGCGACCTGAATATGCAGCAAGGCCTCACGATGATCATCTCAAGCCACGACCTCGCGCACGTGACCGAAGTCTGCAAACGCATCGCCGTGCTCGAGGACGGCGAGTTCGTCCGCGAGATCGACACCTCCGAAGAGACCCTCAAGGAATTGCAAGCCTATTTCGCGGCAGAGTAG
- a CDS encoding DUF5687 family protein has protein sequence MSRPAPPATVVYRQLLVHHWKSLTRSLSKRNRWLTLLAGVVVMLYVTVTLGMIGLLFKEIFRGTPAGVDTVSFLNQHLIEVMLALFSMRFFLQQGPRVKIRPYLHLPIPRKQLVRFFQLFSLVSFHNLIPYLFIIPFWTRYLVMGGYGVRGSLTWLTGFTLLLLLSHFTINLLRTILSRNSLHFLIAVSIMASALVIDQMIQTRFINLISIALFGQLAAGNLWFLFLIAAFTLSMFLYSSAVIRQNLRSAADDAQSHRVIRRAIFFGPKRGQVLNLIMLELRMIWRNKRPKHYFLLSVVFAVAYISLMLADTEAFQSEAINAVIGLFASGTFALNYGQLMFAWESIYFDGFLTRAIRPEEIVLAKLMILQGSCLLFFLISLPLFIWLNPDLLLLHVTFLFYNAGVTSVLVLALAVRNQHRVDIAKSGSFFNYEGFSLSHWLWIIPTVLPPAIILFVLQSIRWTALLFIGGMGVASLVFSRQWSEHFTRQLLRRKYVMAMGFRKHED, from the coding sequence ATGTCCCGTCCCGCTCCACCTGCCACGGTGGTGTACCGTCAACTGCTCGTCCACCACTGGAAAAGCCTGACCCGTTCGCTGAGCAAGCGAAATCGCTGGCTGACCCTGCTGGCCGGCGTGGTGGTGATGTTATACGTGACGGTGACGCTCGGCATGATCGGCCTGCTGTTCAAGGAGATTTTTCGTGGCACGCCGGCGGGGGTGGATACCGTGAGCTTCCTGAACCAGCATCTGATCGAGGTGATGCTGGCGCTGTTTTCCATGCGGTTTTTCCTGCAGCAGGGCCCTCGGGTCAAGATCCGCCCGTATCTCCATCTCCCGATCCCCCGCAAACAGCTCGTTCGCTTCTTCCAGCTCTTTTCCCTCGTCAGCTTCCACAACCTCATCCCGTATCTCTTCATCATCCCGTTCTGGACCCGTTATCTGGTGATGGGCGGCTACGGGGTACGGGGGTCGCTGACCTGGCTGACGGGCTTCACGTTGCTCCTGCTGCTGTCCCACTTCACGATCAACCTGCTCCGGACGATCCTGAGCCGCAATTCGCTCCATTTCCTGATCGCGGTGTCCATCATGGCGTCGGCGCTGGTCATCGATCAGATGATCCAGACCCGCTTCATTAACCTGATATCCATCGCGCTGTTCGGGCAGCTCGCGGCGGGCAATCTGTGGTTTCTCTTTCTGATCGCCGCGTTCACCCTCAGCATGTTTCTGTACTCGAGCGCGGTCATCCGGCAGAACCTGCGCTCGGCGGCCGATGACGCCCAGAGCCATCGCGTGATACGCCGCGCCATCTTCTTCGGCCCGAAACGCGGCCAGGTGCTCAACCTGATCATGCTCGAGTTGCGGATGATCTGGCGCAACAAACGGCCCAAACACTATTTCCTCTTGAGCGTCGTGTTCGCCGTGGCCTATATCTCGCTGATGCTGGCGGATACGGAAGCGTTTCAGAGCGAGGCGATCAACGCCGTCATCGGGCTGTTCGCCTCGGGGACCTTCGCGTTGAATTACGGACAGCTCATGTTCGCCTGGGAAAGCATCTATTTCGATGGCTTCCTCACCCGGGCGATTCGGCCGGAGGAAATCGTACTGGCCAAGCTGATGATCCTCCAGGGGTCCTGTTTGTTGTTCTTCCTCATAAGTCTGCCGCTGTTTATCTGGCTCAACCCGGATTTGCTGCTGCTGCACGTGACGTTCCTGTTCTACAACGCCGGCGTCACGAGCGTGCTGGTGCTGGCGCTGGCCGTACGGAACCAGCATCGGGTGGATATCGCGAAGAGCGGAAGCTTTTTTAATTATGAAGGGTTCTCTCTGTCCCACTGGCTCTGGATCATCCCGACCGTCCTCCCGCCGGCCATTATCCTGTTCGTGCTGCAAAGCATCCGCTGGACGGCGCTGTTGTTTATCGGCGGCATGGGCGTGGCCAGCCTCGTTTTTTCCCGCCAATGGAGCGAACACTTCACGCGGCAGCTGCTTCGGCGAAAGTACGTGATGGCCATGGGCTTCAGGAAACATGAAGATTAA
- the gluQRS gene encoding tRNA glutamyl-Q(34) synthetase GluQRS encodes MTDTGTRRNEAAKAPIARGRYAPSPTGRIHLGNARTALAAWLSVRRQQGVFVWRLEDLDAARTVPGLAEAAVEDLQWLGIDWDEGPGAGGAFGPYVQSTRTDRYDAALRRLHQAGRLFPCARSRKDLEALSSAPHGAETAPYPAALRPADVPPGWFEALMAAPAPEASIRFRVEDGEVELEDRVYGTLRERVSEAVGDFVLRRRDGYYAYQLAVVVDDLQMGITEVVRGADLLWSTPRQIQLIEALGGVRPAYGHVPLVLNAEGQKLSKRDAGLALGALHDAGIRPEQVVGYLAHSLGLLPAPRPIAPPELIPLFDWGRIGREDWVLPADPAKAIAGV; translated from the coding sequence ATGACAGATACAGGTACCCGGCGGAATGAGGCCGCGAAGGCCCCGATCGCGCGCGGCCGGTATGCGCCCTCGCCGACGGGACGCATCCATCTCGGCAACGCGCGGACGGCGCTCGCCGCGTGGCTCTCCGTTCGGCGGCAGCAGGGCGTCTTCGTGTGGCGGCTGGAGGATCTGGACGCCGCGCGGACGGTGCCCGGCCTGGCCGAGGCGGCCGTCGAGGACCTGCAGTGGCTGGGCATCGATTGGGACGAGGGCCCCGGCGCCGGCGGCGCGTTCGGCCCCTACGTCCAGTCCACCCGAACGGACCGGTACGACGCGGCGCTGCGCCGGCTCCACCAGGCCGGTCGCCTCTTTCCGTGCGCCCGCTCCCGGAAGGACCTGGAGGCGCTCAGCTCCGCGCCCCACGGCGCCGAGACCGCTCCGTACCCGGCCGCACTGCGCCCGGCGGACGTCCCGCCCGGATGGTTCGAGGCGCTCATGGCCGCTCCGGCCCCGGAAGCCAGCATCCGTTTTCGGGTGGAGGATGGGGAAGTCGAGTTGGAGGATCGCGTGTACGGGACGTTGCGCGAACGGGTCTCGGAGGCGGTAGGCGATTTTGTGCTCCGCCGGCGCGATGGCTATTACGCCTATCAGCTCGCCGTCGTCGTCGACGACCTGCAGATGGGCATCACGGAGGTCGTTCGCGGGGCCGACCTGCTCTGGTCGACGCCCCGCCAGATCCAGCTCATCGAGGCGCTGGGGGGCGTCCGGCCGGCCTACGGCCATGTGCCGCTGGTGCTCAATGCGGAAGGACAGAAGCTCTCCAAACGCGACGCCGGCCTGGCGCTTGGCGCCCTGCACGACGCCGGCATCCGGCCCGAGCAGGTGGTGGGCTACCTTGCGCATTCGCTCGGCCTGTTGCCGGCGCCGAGACCGATCGCCCCGCCGGAGCTGATCCCCCTGTTCGATTGGGGCCGCATCGGCCGCGAAGACTGGGTGCTGCCGGCCGACCCGGCGAAGGCGATCGCCGGCGTGTGA
- the rnr gene encoding ribonuclease R, producing MANSRRKIPSRRGPNPKAMKANILKLLRNNGDRSYHPKEAAKLLGYTAYDSYREFMTALDELRRQDEIKTVGARVQYGGSRRQVAEGVVRLNREGYGYVEVEGIEEGFAVRPADAGSAMNGDRVKIRYGNARTSAGRRKAQVIEIVERAQQDVIGTLFQKGKQLFLEADDPTFPHKVNVAADADQPLHFKKALVRLEDFDAFRHQFNGRLIEVFGPADDPDSLTRALMRRHGLTSRFPADVLEEAEGIPAEIPEAEIRRRTDLRPRRIFTIDPETARDFDDAIHIEPRDDGGLDIGVHIADVSYYVAPGGPLDREAYLRATSVYLADRAIPMLPERLSGDLCSLRPNEDRLAFSCLMTLDESGTVTDYAFRETVIHSGRRFTYEEAQAVIDGGLLDEPFAPDVRRAAVLTERLRKHRHEHGSIDFDLPETRVVLDEAGNPLAIERKDRMASHFLIEELMLLANKLAAQELAKGRHKAEGGKGVYRVHDWPDAERLLQLATYIRAFGFKLPVQDGRVRPQDLNALMEAVRGKPAEPVIKYAALRSMAKAAYSTKNVGHYGLGFSHYSHFTSPIRRYPDLMAHRLLKNMPAGGPQNEDLESRCEHCSERERRAEEAERDSIKQKQAIFALKHLGDTFQGVVTNATRFGIFVEIPTLLLEGLVHVREMDDDYYEYDEQRFALIGSHTGKTFQPGLAVRVRIEGANPNTGEIDFGFAK from the coding sequence GTGGCGAATTCCAGACGCAAGATTCCGAGCCGGCGCGGCCCGAACCCCAAGGCCATGAAGGCCAACATCCTCAAGCTCCTCCGCAACAACGGAGACCGCTCGTACCACCCCAAGGAAGCCGCGAAACTCCTCGGCTATACGGCTTACGACAGCTACCGCGAGTTCATGACGGCGCTCGACGAGTTGCGCCGGCAGGATGAGATCAAGACCGTCGGCGCGCGGGTGCAGTATGGCGGCAGCCGGCGGCAGGTGGCCGAAGGCGTCGTCCGCCTCAACCGTGAAGGGTATGGTTATGTGGAGGTGGAGGGCATCGAGGAGGGCTTCGCCGTCCGCCCCGCCGACGCCGGCTCGGCGATGAACGGCGACCGGGTCAAGATCCGGTACGGCAACGCGCGCACGAGCGCGGGCCGGCGGAAGGCGCAGGTCATCGAGATCGTCGAACGCGCGCAGCAGGACGTGATCGGCACGCTCTTCCAGAAAGGAAAACAGCTCTTCCTCGAGGCCGACGATCCCACCTTTCCCCACAAGGTCAACGTCGCCGCCGACGCCGACCAGCCGCTGCATTTCAAGAAGGCGCTCGTCCGGCTCGAGGACTTCGACGCCTTCCGTCACCAGTTCAACGGCCGGCTCATCGAGGTCTTCGGCCCGGCGGACGACCCGGACTCGCTCACCCGCGCGCTGATGCGCCGGCACGGGCTGACCTCCCGCTTCCCCGCCGACGTGCTGGAGGAGGCCGAGGGCATCCCGGCCGAAATCCCCGAAGCGGAGATCCGCCGGCGGACCGACCTCCGCCCCCGCCGCATCTTCACGATCGATCCCGAAACGGCGCGCGACTTCGACGACGCCATCCATATCGAGCCACGGGATGACGGCGGCCTCGACATCGGCGTCCACATCGCCGACGTCAGCTACTACGTCGCCCCGGGTGGCCCGCTCGACCGCGAGGCTTACCTCCGCGCCACGAGCGTCTACCTCGCCGACCGCGCCATCCCCATGCTGCCCGAGCGGCTCTCCGGCGACCTCTGCTCGCTGCGGCCGAACGAGGACCGCCTGGCCTTCTCGTGCCTGATGACGCTGGACGAGAGCGGCACGGTCACGGACTATGCGTTCAGGGAAACCGTCATCCACTCGGGCCGGCGGTTCACGTACGAGGAAGCCCAGGCCGTCATCGATGGCGGCCTGCTCGACGAACCCTTCGCCCCGGACGTGCGCCGCGCCGCGGTGCTGACGGAACGCCTCCGCAAGCACCGGCACGAACACGGTTCGATCGACTTTGACCTGCCCGAGACGCGCGTCGTGCTCGACGAGGCCGGCAACCCGCTGGCCATCGAACGCAAGGACCGGATGGCGAGCCATTTCCTCATCGAGGAGCTGATGCTGCTGGCCAACAAGCTCGCGGCGCAGGAGCTGGCGAAGGGCCGGCACAAGGCCGAGGGCGGCAAGGGCGTCTACCGCGTGCACGACTGGCCCGACGCCGAGCGGCTCCTGCAGCTCGCGACCTACATCCGGGCGTTCGGTTTTAAACTCCCGGTGCAGGACGGGCGCGTCCGCCCGCAGGACCTCAACGCGCTGATGGAGGCCGTTCGCGGCAAGCCGGCGGAGCCGGTCATCAAATACGCCGCGCTCCGCTCGATGGCGAAGGCGGCGTACAGCACCAAAAACGTCGGGCACTACGGGCTCGGGTTCAGCCACTACAGCCACTTCACGAGTCCGATCCGGCGGTACCCCGATCTGATGGCGCACCGGCTGCTGAAGAACATGCCGGCCGGCGGGCCGCAGAACGAGGATCTGGAGTCGCGCTGCGAGCACTGCTCCGAACGCGAACGCCGGGCCGAGGAGGCCGAGCGCGACTCGATCAAGCAGAAACAGGCCATTTTCGCCCTCAAGCACCTCGGCGACACCTTCCAGGGCGTGGTCACCAACGCCACCCGGTTCGGCATCTTCGTCGAAATCCCGACCCTGTTGCTGGAAGGCCTCGTCCATGTCCGCGAAATGGACGACGACTACTACGAATACGACGAGCAGCGCTTCGCGCTCATCGGGTCGCACACCGGCAAGACCTTCCAGCCCGGCCTCGCCGTCCGCGTCCGCATCGAGGGCGCCAATCCGAACACGGGAGAGATTGATTTCGGGTTTGCCAAATAG